In Campylobacter showae CSUNSWCD, one genomic interval encodes:
- a CDS encoding DUF5339 domain-containing protein, whose amino-acid sequence MKKSLLFVALCAFAGHLAAADMPAACEEYKKVSYDFIDSMAKQAQAQGKKDFDAAATKKEFEADYASIKKMSKEEQESTCNQGIAEVKELENMLKMMEAIK is encoded by the coding sequence ATGAAAAAATCACTGCTTTTCGTCGCGCTTTGCGCTTTTGCCGGACATCTTGCGGCAGCTGATATGCCCGCTGCTTGCGAGGAGTATAAAAAAGTTTCTTACGACTTCATCGATTCGATGGCAAAACAAGCCCAGGCTCAAGGTAAAAAGGACTTTGACGCTGCTGCGACGAAAAAAGAGTTTGAAGCTGACTACGCGAGCATAAAAAAGATGAGCAAAGAGGAGCAAGAATCTACGTGCAATCAAGGCATAGCCGAGGTAAAAGAGCTTGAAAATATGCTAAAAATGATGGAAGCGATAAAGTAA
- a CDS encoding SLAC1 anion channel family protein, with product MKTQDEKPNWLQHFPIMFYTVVMGLGGLALAYERLNLIFDISGAVFEILRGAASLAYALICACYAAKLIKYPGACKAEFFHPVRVNFFAAFSIGTLLVSSLWRDFALVYDTLFCAGTAFQTFITLHVVSFWIKNNVQIAHSNPAWFIPIVGNLFVPLASPAASELAWYYFAIGIFFWPVLFAVLFYRIIFHDQMLQKFIPTLFIVIAPPAMAFLDYVKLTGSFDVTAKIMLYVTLFFALLILFMFKSFLRLKFFLSWWAFTFPTAAASIAFLRAFEFNGIKFFLFAGAAGFAILCVFIGIVGFYTIKAMRRGEICVPE from the coding sequence ATGAAAACGCAGGACGAAAAACCAAACTGGCTACAGCACTTTCCGATCATGTTTTACACCGTAGTTATGGGGCTTGGCGGACTAGCTCTCGCGTACGAGCGGCTAAATTTGATCTTTGATATCTCAGGCGCGGTTTTTGAGATTTTACGCGGCGCGGCTAGCCTTGCGTACGCGCTCATCTGCGCTTGTTACGCGGCGAAGCTGATAAAATACCCAGGGGCTTGCAAGGCGGAGTTTTTCCACCCGGTGCGCGTAAATTTTTTCGCCGCTTTTTCGATCGGCACACTGCTAGTCTCCTCGCTCTGGCGGGACTTTGCGCTCGTTTACGATACGCTTTTTTGTGCGGGCACGGCGTTTCAGACCTTTATCACGCTGCACGTCGTCTCCTTTTGGATCAAAAATAACGTCCAGATCGCGCACTCAAACCCCGCGTGGTTCATCCCGATCGTGGGTAACCTCTTCGTCCCGCTAGCCTCGCCCGCCGCTAGCGAGCTTGCGTGGTATTACTTTGCTATCGGGATATTTTTTTGGCCCGTGCTCTTTGCGGTTTTGTTTTACCGCATCATCTTTCACGATCAGATGCTGCAGAAATTTATCCCGACGCTTTTTATCGTGATCGCGCCGCCTGCGATGGCGTTTTTGGACTACGTCAAGCTCACCGGCAGCTTTGACGTGACGGCGAAGATCATGCTCTACGTCACGCTATTTTTCGCGCTTCTCATACTTTTTATGTTTAAAAGCTTTTTGCGGCTTAAATTTTTCCTCTCGTGGTGGGCGTTTACCTTCCCGACGGCTGCGGCTAGCATCGCGTTTTTGCGAGCGTTTGAGTTTAACGGGATCAAATTTTTCTTGTTTGCGGGAGCGGCCGGTTTTGCTATCTTGTGCGTTTTTATCGGCATCGTGGGCTTTTACACGATAAAGGCGATGCGGCGCGGCGAAATTTGCGTGCCTGAGTGA